In one window of Polaromonas naphthalenivorans CJ2 DNA:
- the garL gene encoding 2-dehydro-3-deoxyglucarate aldolase yields the protein MTQATPYQSFPNSLKQGLLAGKKLIGCWSSLSSAITTEALGVAGFDWILLDAEHSPNDVSTFIPQLMALKDSVSAPVVRPTCNDTVEIKRLLDAGFYNFLIPFVESADEARRAVAATRYPPQGVRGVSVSQRSNRYGTIPDYFKSVNEHICVMVQIESLAGVAAAREIAAIDGVDCVFVGPSDLAAGMGHLGNAGHPDVQAVIAAVFADAKACGKPAGILAPVEVDARRYLAMGATFVGVGSDLGAFRSATQALCDRYRS from the coding sequence ATGACACAAGCCACCCCTTACCAGAGTTTTCCGAACAGCCTCAAGCAGGGCCTGCTGGCCGGCAAGAAGCTGATCGGCTGCTGGTCGTCGCTGTCCAGCGCCATCACCACCGAAGCGCTGGGCGTGGCCGGTTTTGACTGGATTCTGCTCGACGCCGAACACTCGCCCAACGACGTGTCCACCTTCATTCCGCAGCTGATGGCGCTGAAGGACAGCGTGAGTGCGCCGGTGGTGCGGCCCACCTGCAACGACACGGTGGAAATCAAGCGCCTGCTGGACGCCGGTTTCTACAACTTCCTGATTCCGTTTGTCGAAAGCGCCGACGAGGCGCGGCGCGCGGTGGCCGCCACGCGCTACCCGCCGCAGGGCGTTCGCGGTGTCTCGGTGTCACAGCGCAGCAACCGCTACGGCACGATCCCTGACTATTTCAAGTCGGTCAACGAACACATCTGCGTGATGGTGCAGATCGAAAGCCTGGCCGGCGTTGCGGCCGCGCGCGAGATTGCCGCCATCGACGGCGTGGACTGCGTGTTCGTCGGACCTTCGGACTTGGCCGCCGGCATGGGCCACCTGGGCAATGCCGGCCACCCGGATGTGCAGGCGGTCATCGCGGCGGTGTTCGCCGACGCCAAGGCCTGCGGCAAACCGGCGGGCATCCTGGCGCCGGTCGAGGTGGACGCCCGCCGCTACCTGGCGATGGGCGCGACGTTCGTCGGCGTCGGCAGCGACCTGGGCGCCTTCCGCTCGGCCACGCAGGCCCTGTGCGACCGCTACCGCAGCTGA